AGAGAAAAAGGATCTGGGGCTGTTGGTCagtgctcacctgaacatgagccggcagtgtgcctAGGTGGCCAGAAAGACCACCAGTGtgcctggcttgtatcaggaatagcatagccagcaggaccagggggGTGGTTGTTCCTtgtattcagctctggtgaggccgcacctcgagtgctgtgctcagctttgggcccctcactacaagaaggacgtggaggccctggagcgtgtccagagaatggctaagaagctggtgaaaggcctgggacacaagtcctgtgaggagcggctgagggaactggggttgtttagtctggagaagagaaggctcaggggagaccttattgctctctacgactacctgaaaggaaggtttggggagctgggggttggcctcttctcacaggaaactagtgataggactagagggaatggcctcaagttgcgccaggggaggttcaggttggaaatgaggagacatttcttctcagaaagagcagtcaggcattggaacgggttgcctagggaggtggtggcatcaccatccctcTGGGGGTTTTTAAGGAAgggttggacatggtgcttagggacgtgatttagtgggtgatattggtaataggggggtggttggagcAGGTCAtcttggaggtgttttccaaccttaatgattccatgattgTATCCAACCAACAGCCATTTTGGGGCTTTCCTCTTGATGGGGGCTTCCACTTTGCCCCCAAGAGGGGTTTTGAGGAGAACCATGCCACGGCTGCCCAGCTTGGATGTGGCTCCGGCCACGGCTCCTTCTCACTGAGAAATCCAGGGCACAGTCCCAAACATGGGGGGCTCAGGCCCACCGCTCTGCTGGTCAGACAGTTCCCCCTGTGTGGActgcagcggcagcagcaggcttcGAAGAGCGCCTGCCCGCGTCCTCCCCAGCCTCGCCGCGGCCTTTGTCGCCTGCCGGTCTCCCGGCGACAGGCCCTGTGACCTCACACAGGGCCGGGCATCAGAGCAGGCTGCGGCTGGGCACCACTGCTAGTGCTGGTGGTCACTGCCGCTAGTGCTGGTGGTCACTGCCGGAGCTCTGCTCAGCGTGACAGCCATCTCCAGCGTAGTTTTGTGTTCATCAGGAGAGAGCAGCATGAAGTTCAACCTGGCTCTCCTCCTGGCCATGGCTCTGGCCGTGGCTGTGTTCCGCGCATGTGGCCTTGGCCTCTGCGGACACCGCTCCTGGGAAAGGGTCAGGGTCAGCAGGAGCCTTGGCACCAAGCACCAGGTCTCCAACTGGCCCTGCAGCCTCGGCCTttccagctgccccagctggaTCCGGCTCAGGCTGAACACCATGGTCCCTTCACGGGACCCAAAGCAACGTCCCGTCGGCACCAAGCGCCAGCCCTCCGAGCTGCCCTACCCCCTGGGCCACTTCTGGGAATACCTTGCCCAGGGCAGGAGAGTCTGGCTGCTGTGCAATAACTGGGACGCCATCTGCCTCCTCGGCGTGGGGCTGCTTGCCCTCAGCCTCTGGAGAAGTGTGAAGAGATACAGGAGACAGGTGAGTGGTGGAGACGCAGTGTGCAGGAAAGGGCCAGCCTGTGGCGAGCGGACCACAAGGACCTTGGCCACGAAGGCTTCccaggaaagaacaaaacccagcaggcATAAAGAAGCCTTAGCAGGCCCCGAGAGgccctctgcctcttccccagccGCACAGCTGACAGCCACTGGGAGCCCCAAGCATGGACCGGGGCCTGCCGGTGCTGTTGTGAGGCCCCATGACTGCCCGGAGCAGTCCTATGAGGCTGGACGCTCCAGAGGAAGCCGAGCCCAGCAGGACAATTCTCCACCCCGCGAGCCCTCAGCCATGCCCTTCactgtgctgcttctctttttgcttCCAGGGAACGGTCCGGTGGGCCTCAGCTTCCGTGGGGACAGACCACCGGGGAAAGGACGCTCTGGATGATTGTGCCTTGCTCTGCCGGATGGAGGCCAATGCTGCTGTCGTGGTGAGGTGCCTGAAGCGCCTCTACCAGCTCCGCCTGCAAGAGCTTGGGCTCCCACTGCCGAGGAAGAAGGCACAAAACAAGCACAAGAAAAGAACAGTCCCCTTGCATACCCTCCGCAAATTCATCTAGAGCGTGCACGCCGTGTACCGGTGACAGGAAAGGCAGTGCGGCGAGTGAGTGCCGCTGTCCATGGGTTTGGGGAGGCTGATGCTCCAGGAGAAGGGGGGAGAGGCGCTAGGAACCCATGGCTGTGGGTTGCCCCGTAGGAGCCCATGACCCAGGAGAAGGGGCCCATGTTCCTGTAAGATGGCAGTGGCCAGGGAATGCCCATGACCAGTTGGGTTAGCCCTTGGACTTAGGACCTCCAAGGCCCATGCGAGGGTAGGCATCGCACCGGGAAAAGGGGCAGGTGGAAGGAAGTGCCTGGCTAATAATTCTGGCACAGCATTTTCACCCATCTGACAGTCAATTCTCTTCAGACTGACAGCGAGCCGGTGAGGCAGGACACACCTCAGCCCTCCGAAGGCTCCTGCCGTGAAGGCACCTCCCCTGACAACTGGATGCCAACATCGCCCTGAACACCTCCTCCCTGCACGGGCACCACCGACAATGCCAGCTGTCCCCTGGTGGGCTGCCCGTGCCCTGCCAGCGCAACAGCCAGCGAGGACTCGGCATTCATCTCGTGAGGACCTCCGAGGAGAAGTCCCCTTTTCCATCCTCCCAGAGGCACCGCTGGGACTGCTGGCATCCCAAAGGACATGGCTCTGCTTTGTTGCTCCACAGAGGACAGCAGGAGCATGcgtgtgcagcagagctggctgggggaCTCCTGAAAATTTCTGTTGGTAGCAGACCGCTTCTCCCAGCTGAATAAAGATCATCCGTACAGGAACTTGTGTCCTTTTGGTACCAAGGGGCTTGGGGCAGCAGCCACACGGGAGGCAGTGGGGCAGGTGAGGGCTGCTGCGTGTGGGTTTTAGAGAACACACCTGCAGAGGAatgggggagctgggctgggagagaagagctgCGAGGTGCCGCCCAGGCGCCCATGCCCCAGGAGGAGAGACCACATCCTGGCAGGGTGCCCGTGTCCCACTGAGGTTTCCTTGGGGGTGCCCATGGCCCTGGGAGGTGGCAGTGGCTGGTGAGTGCCCAGGACCCTGTGAGTCATGTCCCTGGGGGACTAATTCCAGACTAGCTCCACTCCTACTTCACAACACTTTACATTTGAAGGCTCTGCATCGGGACCTGGAAAGTTTGGTCAATGGCAGAGGCCAaggggatgaggttcaacatggccaagGGCCGGGTCCTGCGCTTcagccacaacaaccccatgcagcgctacaggcttgggacaGAGTGACTCGAaaactgtgcagaggaaaaggatcgggggggctgggggggtcaatgctcacctgaacatgagccggcagtgtgcctAGGTGGCCAGAAAGACCACCAGTGtgcctggcttgtatcaggaatagcatagccagcaggaccagggggGTGGTTGTTCCTtgtattcagctctggtgaggccgcacctcgagtgctgtgctcagctttgggcccctcactacaagaaggacgtggaggccctggagcgtgtccagagaatggctaagaagctggtgaaaggcctgggacacaagtcctgtgaggagcggctgagggaactggggttgtttagtctggagaagagaaggctcaggggagaccttattgctctctacgactacctgaaaggaaggtttggggagctgggggttggcctcttctcacaggaaactagtgataggactagagggaatggcctcaagttgcgccaggggaggttcaggttggaaatgaggagacatttcttctcagaaagagcagtcaggcattggaacgggttgcctagggaggtggtggcgtcaccgtccctcTGGGGGTTTTTAAGGAAgggttggacatggtgcttagggacgtgatttagtgggtgatattggtaataggggggtggttggagcagatcatcttggaggtgttttccaaccttaatgattccatgatgGTATCCAACCAACAGCCATTTTGGGGCTTTCCTCTTGATGGGGGCTTCCACTTTGCCCCCAAGAGGGGTTTTGAGGAGAACCATGCCACGGCTGCCCAGCTTGGATGTGGCTCCGGCCACGGCTCCTTCTCACTGAGAAATCCAGGGCACAGTCCCAAACATGGGGGGCTCAGGCCCACCGCTCTGCTGGTCAGACAGTTCCCCCTGTGTGGActgcagcggcagcagcaggcttcGAAGAGCGCCTGCCCGCGTCCTCCCCAGCCTCGCCGCGGCCTTTGTCACCTGCCGGTCTCCCGGCGACAGGTCCTGTGACCTCACACAGGGCCGGGCATCAGAGCAGGCTGCGGCTGGGCACCACTGCTAGTGCTGGTGGTCACTGCCGCTAGTGCTGGTGGTCACTGCCGGAGCTCTGCTCAGCGTGACAGCCATCTCCAGCGTAGTTTTGTGTTCATCAGGAGAGAGCAGCATGAA
The Cygnus atratus isolate AKBS03 ecotype Queensland, Australia unplaced genomic scaffold, CAtr_DNAZoo_HiC_assembly HiC_scaffold_230, whole genome shotgun sequence genome window above contains:
- the LOC118244004 gene encoding uncharacterized protein LOC118244004, whose translation is MKFNLALLLAMALAVAVFRACGLGLCGHRSWERVRVSRSLGTKHQVSNWPCSLGLSSCPSWIRLRLNTMVPSRDPKQRPVGTKRQPSELPYPLGHFWEYLAQGRRVWLLCNNWDAICLLGVGLLALSLWRSVKRYRRQGTVRWASASVGTDHRGKDALDDCALLCRMEANAAVVVRCLKRLYQLRLQELGLPLPRKKAQNKHKKRTVPLHTLRKFI